In Blautia wexlerae DSM 19850, a single window of DNA contains:
- a CDS encoding carbohydrate ABC transporter permease has protein sequence MSKICRKEGLELKKNLPGYLLMAPAVIAVLALSVYPLFRGIYLSFLNYNLVRPNDPTFNTFAGLQNYIDIFKDKVFLQSIGNTVKWTVVNLVVQLVAAMLLALALNQKLKGRSVYRTLILVPWAVPHAIAAMTFTFLYNANVGIINILAVKLGMITESVSWLGNVGSAFWCVILTAIWKGIPFQMIFILAALQGISGDVYESAEIDGASRWQCFWRITLPIIKEPLAISTILNLIGIVSCFNTIWLMTKGGPLYSTEIVYTYAYRRAFIDHNFGTAAAASVVLFVFMAVFSGVYLKMVSEKE, from the coding sequence ATGTCCAAAATATGTAGAAAAGAAGGCCTGGAACTGAAAAAAAATCTTCCAGGATATCTTCTGATGGCACCAGCAGTGATTGCGGTACTGGCACTTTCTGTGTATCCTCTTTTCAGAGGTATTTATCTGAGTTTCTTAAATTATAACCTTGTACGCCCAAACGATCCCACGTTTAATACCTTTGCAGGACTGCAGAATTATATTGATATTTTCAAAGATAAAGTGTTCCTACAGTCTATTGGAAATACAGTAAAGTGGACAGTGGTGAATCTTGTGGTACAGCTTGTGGCAGCCATGCTTCTTGCACTTGCACTGAACCAGAAACTGAAAGGAAGATCTGTATACAGAACCCTGATTCTGGTTCCATGGGCAGTTCCCCATGCCATAGCAGCTATGACCTTTACTTTTTTATACAATGCAAATGTAGGTATCATTAATATTCTGGCAGTGAAACTGGGAATGATTACAGAATCTGTATCCTGGCTTGGAAATGTGGGATCAGCGTTCTGGTGTGTAATCTTGACGGCAATCTGGAAGGGAATTCCATTTCAGATGATCTTTATTCTGGCTGCACTGCAGGGAATTTCCGGGGATGTGTATGAGAGTGCAGAAATAGATGGTGCCAGTCGCTGGCAGTGTTTCTGGAGGATCACACTTCCGATTATCAAAGAACCTTTGGCTATTTCCACAATCCTGAACCTGATCGGTATTGTGTCCTGTTTTAACACTATCTGGCTGATGACCAAAGGTGGACCGTTGTACAGCACAGAGATTGTTTATACATATGCATACAGAAGAGCATTTATTGATCATAATTTCGGAACTGCAGCAGCTGCATCCGTGGTATTGTTTGTATTCATGGCTGTTTTTTCCGGAGTTTATTTGAAGATGGTAAGTGAGAAAGAATAG
- a CDS encoding sensor histidine kinase — protein MSFKRKNPGNQSIRRQLTFYMGLFVVLPLCLALMLLNFYLQKVTTENKINNETDLLSQIRDNTDQMVEVTNYATSMLMTNKNTLKNLRILEQDGDSYEIYQAKRELSNDISDVESSVLNAVGGKVVILTKKGYMIGSYTLSKTETNYEKEQWYQEILENGRKITYSTGIETMFQEMTIHDNIQKYFYMGREILDYSGKNLGVMLIRLSEKKIWGKLAASMVTEEGGALYILDRNNDILMEYNEKYQKQLKELREQETVKEISENEITTGNLKDDFYYMEGELENDSNKLVYLVPQEIFLKENRKILQRILEMLLLVIGFTVCTMLYFSRRIARPLVEVAQTLEKAPNGMAVLEEPQGSFQEMSKFVSSYNQAGKKIEELLGNVERESRLKEKAHYEMLMSQISPHFIFNTVNSIRIMAIKEGQNREGGNENTEKALEALGDILHAVYSNKNGMTTVGQETALLKSYVDIMQMRFGSSFQYYNVIPTELFYHEIPAFTMQPIVENAILHGVKGVTAGQIIVSAIEYENDFVISVFNNGNSADKKKIEDLLKGEKNQRAVTGIGLYNVNSRLKLLYGESYGLIYNEKVRNGFEIWVRLPKKITESEER, from the coding sequence ATGAGTTTCAAACGTAAAAATCCGGGTAACCAGAGCATAAGAAGGCAGCTCACATTTTATATGGGACTTTTTGTGGTGCTGCCGTTGTGCCTGGCTTTGATGCTTCTGAATTTCTATCTTCAGAAAGTTACCACGGAAAATAAGATTAACAATGAGACAGATTTGCTATCCCAGATCAGGGATAACACAGATCAGATGGTTGAAGTGACCAATTATGCTACAAGCATGTTGATGACAAATAAAAATACACTGAAAAATCTGCGAATTTTAGAGCAAGACGGGGATTCCTACGAGATCTATCAGGCGAAAAGAGAACTTTCTAATGATATTTCGGATGTAGAGAGCTCCGTCTTAAATGCCGTTGGCGGAAAAGTAGTTATACTTACGAAAAAAGGATATATGATCGGTTCTTATACATTAAGTAAGACAGAAACAAATTATGAGAAGGAACAGTGGTATCAGGAGATTTTGGAGAATGGAAGAAAGATAACTTACAGTACAGGCATAGAAACCATGTTCCAGGAAATGACAATACATGACAATATACAGAAATATTTTTATATGGGACGGGAAATTCTAGATTATTCCGGCAAAAATCTGGGAGTCATGCTGATTCGGCTTTCTGAGAAAAAAATCTGGGGAAAACTGGCAGCAAGTATGGTGACAGAGGAAGGCGGTGCCCTTTATATCCTGGACAGAAACAATGATATACTGATGGAGTATAATGAGAAATATCAGAAACAGCTGAAAGAACTGAGAGAACAGGAAACTGTAAAGGAGATTTCTGAGAATGAAATTACGACAGGTAATTTGAAAGATGATTTTTATTATATGGAAGGCGAACTGGAGAATGATTCCAATAAACTGGTCTACCTTGTTCCCCAGGAAATTTTCCTAAAAGAAAACAGAAAGATTCTCCAGAGAATTCTGGAAATGTTACTTTTGGTGATTGGATTCACCGTTTGTACCATGTTATATTTTTCCAGAAGAATCGCCAGACCTTTGGTCGAAGTGGCACAAACTCTGGAAAAAGCTCCCAATGGAATGGCAGTTTTGGAAGAACCTCAAGGCTCTTTTCAGGAGATGAGTAAATTTGTATCCAGCTATAATCAGGCTGGGAAAAAGATAGAAGAGCTTCTGGGTAATGTGGAAAGAGAGAGCAGATTAAAAGAAAAAGCTCATTATGAAATGCTTATGTCGCAGATTTCCCCTCATTTTATCTTTAATACGGTTAATTCCATAAGAATTATGGCTATAAAAGAAGGACAAAATCGGGAAGGCGGAAATGAAAACACAGAGAAAGCACTGGAGGCATTGGGAGATATCCTACATGCAGTTTACAGTAATAAAAATGGTATGACTACTGTGGGGCAGGAGACAGCACTTCTGAAGTCATATGTAGATATCATGCAGATGCGGTTTGGAAGTTCGTTTCAATATTATAATGTAATTCCAACGGAACTGTTCTATCATGAAATCCCTGCATTTACCATGCAGCCGATTGTAGAAAATGCGATTTTGCACGGAGTAAAAGGTGTGACAGCAGGGCAAATCATAGTCTCTGCAATAGAGTATGAGAATGATTTTGTCATATCTGTATTTAATAATGGAAATTCTGCGGATAAAAAGAAGATTGAAGATCTTCTGAAGGGAGAGAAGAACCAGAGAGCTGTAACGGGAATTGGACTTTATAATGTGAATTCCAGATTGAAGCTCTTGTATGGGGAATCCTATGGACTGATTTATAATGAAAAGGTCAGAAATGGTTTTGAAATATGGGTACGTCTTCCAAAAAAAATTACAGAATCAGAAGAAAGGTGA
- a CDS encoding DUF6783 domain-containing protein gives MCGRFCPDEGVVAGYGNRIRAKYTAKWGVQIVRMIFQTHSNTHLLVISIA, from the coding sequence ATTTGTGGGAGATTTTGTCCGGATGAGGGCGTCGTAGCGGGCTACGGCAACCGAATTCGGGCAAAATATACCGCAAAGTGGGGCGTGCAGATTGTGAGAATGATTTTTCAAACACACTCTAACACTCATTTACTTGTGATTTCGATTGCATGA
- a CDS encoding L-ribulose-5-phosphate 3-epimerase — MMKKYEIGLYEKAMRNTLSWSEKLKCAKECGYDYMEMCIDATDEKINRIFMNTAEKKEIMEAVFQAGLPIGSMSVSALTKYALGDPDEEIRKKAMQIAEKSIELAVDLGVRTVMIPGYDIYFGESTIETKKYFLENVKKIAEIAEREGILVGFETMENNFMNTTGKAVQYVNMVDSAYLKIYPDAGNITNAAVENQHDVCEDLSLGKGKLIALHLKETKPGIFREVPFLTGHVQFEKIINTAWSLGVRRYVTELWDVGKENWKEDICFANQSMRTLLDREA; from the coding sequence ATGATGAAAAAGTATGAGATTGGATTATATGAGAAAGCCATGAGAAATACATTATCATGGAGTGAAAAATTAAAATGTGCCAAAGAATGTGGATATGATTACATGGAAATGTGCATAGATGCCACAGATGAAAAAATCAATCGTATCTTCATGAATACAGCAGAAAAAAAAGAAATTATGGAAGCTGTATTTCAGGCGGGACTTCCGATTGGTTCCATGAGTGTAAGTGCTCTGACAAAATATGCGCTGGGCGATCCGGACGAAGAAATCCGAAAGAAAGCAATGCAGATTGCAGAGAAATCCATAGAGCTTGCTGTTGATCTGGGCGTGCGTACAGTTATGATTCCGGGATATGATATCTACTTTGGAGAATCCACAATAGAAACAAAGAAATACTTTCTGGAAAATGTAAAAAAGATTGCAGAAATCGCAGAACGCGAGGGAATTCTGGTAGGATTTGAAACCATGGAGAATAACTTCATGAACACTACCGGAAAAGCAGTCCAGTATGTAAACATGGTAGATTCCGCATATCTGAAAATCTACCCGGATGCAGGAAATATCACAAACGCAGCAGTAGAGAATCAACACGATGTATGCGAAGATCTCTCCTTGGGTAAGGGAAAACTGATCGCGCTCCATCTGAAAGAAACAAAACCGGGAATCTTCCGCGAAGTTCCTTTTCTCACAGGCCATGTACAGTTTGAAAAAATCATTAACACAGCATGGAGCCTGGGTGTCCGCCGCTACGTAACTGAATTATGGGACGTAGGAAAAGAGAACTGGAAAGAAGATATCTGTTTTGCAAATCAGAGTATGCGTACACTTCTGGACAGAGAAGCATAA
- the ulaG gene encoding L-ascorbate 6-phosphate lactonase yields the protein MSKISEMTRQSWIESTFPEWGTWLVEDIENEVVAPGNVAMWWLGCTGVWFKTPADTNITIDLWCGNGKRTHGDGKMKVGHQMANMCGGRAMQPNLRNVPFVIDPFAFKKVDAVLATHYHQDHMSPEWAAHVINSGMTTTDENGKEIPVPFIGPKKSVELWQKWGVPADRCITVKPGDAIKIKDIEIVALDSFDRTCIVTTDSTGPDREELTGVCPTDMDDKAVNYLVKTPGGNIYHSGDSHFSIYFAKHGKDYDIDVAFGSFGENPIGMQDKMTSIDILRMAENLKCKVVVPIHWDVWTNFQADCDEIKVLYDFKKDRNEYKFHPFFWQVGGKYTYPADKDKIYYHHRRGFEDCFEAPQNIPFRSCL from the coding sequence ATGAGTAAGATTAGTGAAATGACAAGACAGAGCTGGATTGAAAGCACTTTCCCGGAATGGGGTACGTGGTTAGTAGAAGATATTGAGAACGAAGTAGTAGCGCCGGGAAATGTAGCAATGTGGTGGTTAGGATGTACAGGTGTATGGTTCAAGACACCGGCAGACACAAACATCACTATTGACCTCTGGTGCGGAAACGGAAAACGTACACACGGTGATGGAAAAATGAAAGTCGGACATCAGATGGCAAACATGTGTGGAGGAAGAGCCATGCAGCCAAACCTGAGAAACGTTCCATTTGTAATTGATCCATTTGCATTTAAGAAAGTAGATGCAGTTCTTGCCACACATTATCATCAGGATCATATGTCACCGGAGTGGGCGGCACATGTGATCAACAGTGGAATGACAACTACAGATGAAAACGGAAAAGAAATCCCGGTGCCATTTATCGGACCAAAGAAATCTGTAGAACTCTGGCAGAAATGGGGTGTTCCGGCAGACCGCTGCATCACAGTAAAACCTGGTGACGCCATTAAGATCAAAGACATCGAGATCGTGGCTCTGGATTCCTTTGACAGAACCTGTATCGTAACAACAGATTCCACAGGTCCGGACAGAGAAGAACTTACAGGTGTGTGCCCGACAGACATGGACGACAAAGCAGTCAACTATCTGGTAAAGACACCAGGCGGAAATATTTATCATTCCGGAGATTCACACTTCTCCATCTACTTTGCAAAACATGGAAAAGACTATGATATCGATGTAGCATTCGGTTCATTTGGAGAAAATCCCATCGGTATGCAGGATAAAATGACATCTATCGATATCCTTCGTATGGCAGAAAATCTGAAATGTAAAGTAGTAGTTCCAATCCACTGGGATGTATGGACAAACTTCCAGGCAGATTGCGATGAGATAAAGGTTCTGTATGATTTCAAGAAAGACAGAAATGAATATAAATTCCATCCATTCTTCTGGCAGGTAGGCGGCAAATACACATACCCGGCAGACAAGGACAAGATTTACTATCACCACAGAAGAGGATTTGAAGACTGCTTCGAAGCACCACAGAATATTCCGTTCCGTTCTTGCTTATAA
- a CDS encoding DUF6783 domain-containing protein — MCLKKLSAKYTAKWGVQIAEMFFKTRYIVQQK; from the coding sequence GTGTGTTTGAAAAAGCTTTCTGCAAAATATACTGCAAAGTGGGGCGTGCAGATTGCGGAAATGTTTTTCAAAACACGTTACATAGTGCAACAGAAATAA
- a CDS encoding biotin transporter BioY gives MSQSYAKSPAAERKFTTREMVLVGMFAAVLAVISQISLPMPTGVPITIQVFGVALVGAVLGSRLGTTATLVYVLLGAIGLPIFANFSGGISSIVGVTGGYIWAWPIMTWLCGIRPKTENKTKNLAISIGFALIGLLIVETIGGLQWHFVGGSMSIPAIAVYSLTAFIPKDIVITVLAVLIAIPIRKGINNAGNH, from the coding sequence ATGAGTCAGTCATATGCAAAAAGCCCTGCTGCAGAGAGAAAATTTACAACCAGAGAAATGGTACTGGTTGGTATGTTTGCAGCAGTTCTTGCAGTAATATCACAGATTTCACTGCCAATGCCTACCGGTGTACCGATCACCATTCAGGTATTTGGTGTAGCACTTGTAGGCGCAGTACTTGGTTCCAGGCTTGGAACTACAGCAACACTGGTTTACGTTCTGTTAGGAGCCATCGGTCTTCCGATCTTTGCTAACTTCTCAGGCGGAATCAGCAGCATCGTAGGAGTTACAGGAGGATACATCTGGGCATGGCCGATTATGACCTGGCTCTGCGGAATCCGTCCGAAAACAGAGAACAAGACAAAGAACCTTGCAATCTCAATCGGATTTGCACTGATCGGACTTCTGATCGTTGAGACAATCGGTGGTCTGCAGTGGCACTTTGTGGGAGGCTCCATGAGCATCCCGGCAATCGCAGTATACTCCTTAACAGCATTTATTCCAAAGGATATTGTGATCACAGTTCTTGCAGTACTGATCGCAATTCCCATCAGAAAAGGAATCAACAATGCAGGAAACCACTGA
- a CDS encoding CHY zinc finger protein, with product MQETTDKSNRLKNSLPEDNLVKQENIKIHGIGLDKAGRCTHYHTQLDIAALLCAKCRKYYACYSCHDELEDHSFVATTPEEAYPVLCGNCGRKLTLQEYKKGSCPYCHAGFNPKCSLHENIYFCCTM from the coding sequence ATGCAGGAAACCACTGATAAAAGTAACAGGTTAAAGAATAGCCTGCCGGAAGACAATCTGGTAAAGCAGGAAAACATAAAGATTCACGGAATCGGACTTGATAAAGCAGGACGGTGTACACACTATCACACACAGCTTGATATAGCTGCATTGCTCTGCGCGAAGTGCAGGAAATATTACGCATGTTATTCCTGCCACGATGAACTGGAAGATCATTCATTTGTGGCAACAACACCGGAAGAAGCTTATCCTGTTTTATGCGGAAACTGCGGCAGGAAACTTACACTTCAGGAATACAAAAAAGGCAGTTGCCCTTACTGCCACGCAGGATTTAATCCAAAATGCAGTTTACATGAGAATATTTATTTCTGTTGCACTATGTAA
- a CDS encoding response regulator transcription factor, with product MKKVLIVEDEILARLGLRQLVDWKKLELELLPDATDGEEALEMIRNSCPDIILLDLNIPKVSGLEILEFLKKEEMPTKVIVVSCQEEFDVVKKAMKLGAYDYLRKLNLSSDELENILEKCLVETEERITVHMQGIREIRYEEIVRDSRDILAGACNYQTLICILAKDIEELSRVTEIIHKWAETELREGLQIQKGNQYGYFLLEEKPEKSVYMELKKRAERKTDRELYMGIFEGCMEKTADIVRAAAMAEQIQLFSYYDKEEKLVFFQKKIETEGHSPRGMHGYLDSLKEKIRSFDREKTEQELHGIFGLIRQESYISINVLRRNFMDILGIYSMVAQSLNGALEEIELDGDNCHYQKIMMMESLREIEKWFLKFNDIFMEKFWIAYKCSRSEILQKVVKYIEVHIMEPIHLSDAAAETGVSSAYLSTMFKKEMGYNFIEYVNLRKIELARQMLQDGKMVYEVSELLGFENSTYFSRVFKRYTDVSPDTYRKQM from the coding sequence ATGAAAAAAGTACTGATCGTAGAGGATGAAATTTTGGCGAGGCTTGGACTACGTCAGCTTGTAGACTGGAAAAAACTGGAACTGGAGCTGTTGCCGGATGCAACAGATGGAGAAGAGGCACTGGAAATGATCCGGAACAGTTGTCCGGATATCATTCTTCTCGATCTGAACATACCAAAAGTTAGCGGGCTTGAAATTCTGGAATTTCTGAAAAAAGAAGAAATGCCAACCAAAGTAATCGTAGTAAGCTGCCAGGAAGAATTCGATGTTGTAAAAAAGGCAATGAAACTTGGTGCGTATGATTATCTGCGAAAACTAAATCTGAGTTCCGATGAACTGGAAAATATTCTGGAAAAGTGTCTGGTAGAAACAGAAGAAAGAATTACGGTTCATATGCAGGGAATACGTGAGATCCGTTATGAAGAGATTGTGAGAGACAGCAGAGATATTTTGGCAGGTGCCTGTAATTATCAGACATTAATCTGTATACTGGCGAAAGATATAGAGGAGTTGTCCAGGGTTACGGAAATAATCCATAAATGGGCTGAAACCGAACTCAGGGAAGGTCTGCAGATCCAGAAGGGAAATCAGTATGGATATTTTCTATTGGAAGAAAAACCAGAAAAATCTGTTTATATGGAATTGAAGAAAAGGGCAGAGCGGAAAACAGACAGAGAACTGTACATGGGAATCTTTGAAGGTTGTATGGAAAAAACTGCGGATATTGTTCGGGCTGCTGCGATGGCTGAACAGATACAACTTTTCAGTTATTATGATAAAGAAGAGAAGCTGGTGTTTTTTCAAAAGAAGATTGAAACAGAAGGTCATAGTCCACGAGGAATGCATGGATATCTGGATTCCCTAAAAGAGAAAATCAGAAGTTTTGACAGAGAAAAAACTGAACAGGAGTTGCATGGAATTTTCGGACTGATCCGACAGGAGTCTTATATCAGTATCAATGTGCTGAGAAGAAATTTTATGGATATTCTGGGGATTTATTCTATGGTTGCACAGTCACTGAATGGTGCGTTGGAAGAAATAGAATTGGACGGAGATAATTGTCATTATCAGAAAATCATGATGATGGAAAGTCTTAGGGAAATAGAGAAATGGTTCCTGAAATTTAATGATATTTTTATGGAAAAATTCTGGATTGCCTACAAATGCAGCAGGTCAGAAATTCTGCAGAAAGTAGTAAAATATATAGAAGTGCATATCATGGAACCAATCCATCTGTCAGATGCAGCTGCTGAAACAGGAGTTTCTTCAGCCTATCTTAGCACCATGTTTAAAAAAGAAATGGGTTATAATTTTATAGAATATGTAAATCTCCGAAAAATAGAACTGGCCAGACAAATGCTTCAGGATGGAAAAATGGTCTATGAAGTCTCAGAACTTCTTGGATTCGAAAACAGCACTTATTTCTCCAGAGTGTTTAAACGCTATACAGACGTGTCACCCGATACTTATCGGAAACAAATGTAA
- a CDS encoding carbohydrate ABC transporter permease — translation MHAKQRNEAIRHVVAYVFTIAMVFLAVTPFIYVVLTALKTKEQIYDPSQIIPTHITFDNFRQVLFQSNFVRYFMNSIFITLVTTLICMILSVMAAYGLTRYRIVGAGKIKMAVLMTRMFPGILLCIPYYIIMKQLNLIDSYIGLILMYCSFTLPFAIWNTCAFFISIPWELEEAARIDGCSRLKSFFHVIIHVAKPGFFVTALFCFMTSWDEYMYASIFINTTSKKTIQVGMQDFVGQYSVDWGLLMSAVVISLIPILIFFALVQKNLVQGLSAGAVKG, via the coding sequence ATGCATGCAAAACAACGAAATGAAGCCATACGGCATGTGGTAGCATATGTATTTACAATAGCTATGGTTTTTCTTGCAGTGACCCCGTTTATCTATGTGGTACTGACTGCCCTGAAAACAAAGGAACAGATCTATGATCCATCGCAGATCATACCGACACATATCACATTTGACAATTTCAGACAGGTGCTGTTTCAGTCGAATTTCGTAAGATATTTTATGAATAGTATTTTTATTACACTGGTCACAACATTGATTTGTATGATATTATCAGTAATGGCAGCATATGGACTTACCAGATATAGAATCGTAGGTGCCGGGAAAATCAAGATGGCGGTTCTTATGACAAGAATGTTTCCGGGAATCCTGTTGTGTATTCCTTACTATATTATTATGAAACAGTTGAATCTGATTGACAGTTATATAGGACTGATTCTGATGTACTGCTCTTTTACCCTGCCTTTTGCCATATGGAATACCTGTGCATTTTTTATTTCCATCCCATGGGAGTTGGAGGAAGCTGCCAGGATTGATGGCTGCAGCAGGTTGAAATCTTTCTTCCATGTGATCATTCATGTGGCTAAGCCGGGATTTTTTGTTACAGCCTTGTTCTGTTTTATGACATCCTGGGATGAATATATGTATGCTTCTATTTTTATTAATACAACTTCAAAGAAAACCATTCAGGTTGGTATGCAGGACTTTGTAGGACAGTATTCTGTAGATTGGGGACTGCTGATGTCAGCGGTGGTGATCAGTCTGATACCAATTCTGATTTTCTTTGCATTGGTGCAGAAGAATCTGGTACAGGGACTTTCGGCCGGTGCAGTGAAAGGATAA
- a CDS encoding ZIP family metal transporter, producing the protein MDINVFYGILIPFLGTSAGAACVFFMKKNLNEQIQRALTGFAAGVMVAASIWSLLIPAIEQSSGLGKLSFVPAAVGFWIGVLFLLLLDHMIPHLHQNSNKAEGPKSKLQRTTMLVLAVTLHNIPEGMAVGVVYAGYLTGHAQITIMGAMALSIGIAIQNFPEGAIISMPLRSEGMGKTKAFAGGVLSGIVEPVGAVLTILAAGLIVPALPYLLSFAAGAMLYVVVEELIPEMSAGEHSNIGTLFFAIGFSLMMILDVALG; encoded by the coding sequence ATGGATATAAATGTATTTTATGGAATTTTGATTCCTTTTCTTGGAACTTCTGCAGGAGCCGCCTGCGTATTTTTCATGAAGAAGAATCTGAATGAACAGATTCAAAGGGCACTTACCGGCTTTGCAGCAGGAGTTATGGTTGCAGCTTCCATATGGAGTCTGCTGATCCCGGCAATTGAACAGTCTTCCGGACTGGGGAAGCTTTCATTTGTACCGGCAGCAGTGGGATTTTGGATAGGGGTGCTTTTTTTGCTCTTGCTGGATCACATGATCCCGCATCTTCACCAGAACAGTAACAAGGCAGAAGGTCCGAAGAGCAAACTTCAGAGAACTACCATGCTGGTTCTTGCAGTAACTCTGCATAATATTCCGGAGGGAATGGCAGTAGGAGTCGTATACGCAGGCTATTTAACAGGTCACGCCCAGATCACTATAATGGGAGCCATGGCTCTTTCTATCGGGATTGCCATTCAAAACTTTCCCGAGGGAGCCATTATTTCTATGCCCCTGCGTTCTGAGGGAATGGGAAAAACCAAAGCCTTTGCAGGTGGAGTCCTGTCCGGGATTGTAGAACCTGTCGGTGCAGTCCTTACGATTCTTGCCGCCGGCCTCATTGTCCCGGCACTTCCATATCTTTTAAGTTTCGCTGCCGGAGCTATGCTCTATGTAGTAGTGGAAGAACTCATCCCCGAAATGTCTGCCGGAGAACATTCCAACATAGGAACCCTTTTCTTTGCCATAGGATTCTCTCTGATGATGATACTAGATGTAGCACTTGGATAA
- a CDS encoding ABC transporter substrate-binding protein: MKKRALAVMLAGVMVLGAQTGVWAASDTSDQKEGELTLLMTNSWIDESGASSEEFLKVIKQYEEENPGVKITLQGASQQDIKESFQTAALAGGGADIVVMDNSGHAIDLAAMGLLYPLEELTTDEELTAQYQEGPLNSGKFEGKYYSVPWYMDCTGLYYNTERLDELGIDVPTTWEELSDAVDKAKEAGYGGIITYQSAYAFYSFFYQNECPVIDTSGDVPKVVIDNEEGKEAWNYICDLISKGGLVESFKEATTWDKVYESFANGEATFLLGGDWCSTGVENINPDMDYGIAPMVKGKTEATILGGWTWNINVNCKNPELAYDLIQYLNSEKGDSIMSVEGKASARKDYDYAKALEGKDKLKVFAEELSYTKARPAVINEKSIDELITNAILEVDYGQSSAEDALTSLAQKLNENIASNYQ, encoded by the coding sequence ATGAAGAAAAGAGCATTAGCTGTTATGCTGGCAGGGGTTATGGTTTTAGGCGCACAGACAGGTGTGTGGGCTGCATCCGATACTTCAGATCAAAAAGAAGGAGAACTGACACTTTTGATGACAAATAGTTGGATTGATGAGTCAGGAGCGAGCAGTGAAGAATTTTTAAAAGTAATTAAACAATATGAAGAAGAGAATCCGGGAGTTAAGATTACCTTACAGGGTGCTTCTCAGCAGGATATTAAAGAATCTTTCCAGACTGCTGCTCTGGCAGGCGGAGGTGCAGATATTGTAGTGATGGATAATTCGGGACATGCCATTGACCTTGCTGCTATGGGGCTCCTGTATCCATTAGAAGAACTTACTACAGATGAAGAACTTACTGCACAGTATCAGGAAGGACCTCTTAATTCCGGCAAATTCGAAGGCAAATATTATTCAGTACCATGGTATATGGACTGTACAGGCCTTTATTATAATACAGAACGCTTGGATGAGCTGGGAATTGATGTTCCTACAACATGGGAAGAACTTTCGGATGCAGTAGATAAAGCGAAAGAGGCAGGATACGGTGGAATTATTACTTATCAGAGTGCGTATGCGTTCTATTCATTCTTCTATCAGAATGAGTGTCCGGTAATCGATACAAGCGGAGATGTTCCGAAAGTAGTGATTGACAATGAGGAGGGAAAAGAAGCATGGAATTATATCTGTGATTTGATCTCTAAAGGTGGTCTGGTAGAGTCTTTTAAAGAAGCAACCACATGGGACAAAGTATATGAAAGCTTTGCAAATGGAGAAGCAACTTTCCTGCTGGGTGGAGACTGGTGTTCTACTGGAGTGGAAAATATTAATCCGGATATGGATTATGGTATTGCCCCGATGGTGAAAGGGAAAACAGAAGCAACTATACTGGGAGGTTGGACTTGGAATATTAATGTAAATTGCAAAAATCCAGAACTTGCCTATGATCTGATTCAGTATCTGAACTCAGAAAAAGGAGATTCTATTATGAGTGTAGAGGGAAAAGCATCTGCACGCAAGGACTATGATTATGCTAAAGCGCTGGAAGGAAAGGATAAGTTGAAAGTCTTTGCAGAAGAACTTTCATATACAAAGGCAAGACCTGCTGTTATCAATGAAAAATCCATCGATGAACTGATTACTAATGCCATTCTGGAAGTAGACTACGGACAGTCCTCAGCTGAAGATGCGCTGACATCTCTTGCACAGAAGCTTAATGAAAATATTGCATCTAACTATCAGTAA
- a CDS encoding DUF6783 domain-containing protein — MFCPNSVAVARYDALIRTKSPTNCDAHLAKSIFQTRSRVIQGRLHDEKV, encoded by the coding sequence ATATTTTGCCCGAATTCGGTTGCCGTAGCCCGCTACGACGCCCTCATCCGGACAAAATCTCCCACAAATTGTGACGCACATCTTGCGAAAAGCATTTTTCAAACGCGCTCTAGAGTAATACAAGGGAGATTGCATGATGAAAAAGTATGA